In Solanum lycopersicum chromosome 3, SLM_r2.1, the genomic stretch TACCCTATATATTCGCAATATTCATCTGATATCAAGATAATTACCTAACTTtctttaatcaaatttattgtTAAGAATGACAactaaggaaaataaatatactcaacaaatttcttaaaagttactaaaaaaatcatatatataaatttatttatttatattgtgtCTTAGGTCCACCTCCGTGGCGCCACCACAAAcaagaatttccttttaaatttatttatttccaaaactagtctttccatttcatgaaaagttgtgacttttatgaagagttgtgactttaatgaatagttgtaacttttatgaaaagttgtggcTTTTATAAAGAGTTACGACTTTTTTGAAGATTTGCgacttttttgaaaagttgtgacttttataaaaaaaattacaaatttaatgaataattgtaacttttatgaaagattatgACCTTTCCTAAGGATTGCAACTTTTCTAAATAGTTGTAACCAAtccgataaggcacaataaacatttgttcatGTTGTCCTTTGTTGTATATAAATAGAGTTTTTTTGTCTCatttaaaacaatgaaaattaaacctcctttttttcttcttcttcacaactaaatatttgttcatgttGAGTGACTCGTTGACATTATTGCTTATGTTACAGATCTTGGTATGTAATTTTACAATTATTCAACTTTCTATCTTATTAAGACATTCAATCGATTAgtgacacttgaaaaaaaaatgaatgtagTGGGATGGTAAGTATTGACTCAACCTTAATCAAAAGTTTGGTTTCAAATGGTTGATTAGAATCAATAAATTACTCCTCAAAGTAGGATGAATCCATAATAATGaatattaagtaaataattatatccttatAGATATTAGATTAAAGTCgccaaaaaataaagttttaaccatattgatcgaaacataaacaacaaaatatggCTTTTCGATATCAAAGCAGATTTTGAATAAGGGACTTGCCAAGACATCATTTAATCcaaattatttgagtgaaataCGTTGTTTCCTTGAACTCCAAGGGATGtccttttaaatattaattaacttatcaagtacacaactaattatataagatgcataatatttatattttatatgtagaGATCGTATCgcaattgatgaataaaatgtttgttccaattttttaaaatacaaatatagtaTAGACAATGAaacaattatatacattttcTAAAGACTTTGGTGACGACTAACTACAGtaaaatgagaaattaaaaacaaaatgcataaaaatttagaatcaaatctttttaattttaagataaaaaaaattcatttcatcTTTGAATAAAACATTCTTGACAATTTATAATAAGACTGTACCCACTCAAAAACACTTATATTATCAAATGTTCGTAAATACAGTATTGACGTAGTTCACCAATGCGCGAAGCGCAATCAATTTACCTATTATTAAAGATAATTGTTAACCTTTCAAAGTTGAAATGAGACACGTGGCTTTCTCTCTTTGGTACTTGTCTTTACCAACATCGAAATATGCATACCATTTAAAATACAATCTACTGTGTGATACAAAATTAGTCACAAGGCGTAAGACCTTGCAGCAAAATAACAAGTATACTTCTACACAAGGTTTTTTACCATGTAAGGACCTTCAAGCTCATAGCCTAGCTTTCTGTAGTAATGCCGGGTCCCTACACCCGATATAACAGCGATTTTGGTCGACCTATGCTCCCTCCGAGCAATCCGCTCAGCCTCCTCCATCAGCAGAGTACCATAACCCTGGTGCTGCAGCTTATCTGTGTCTCGACCATGAACAGGAACTGCAGTCCCATACACATGAAGCTCACGAACAATTGAACACCTTCCCGTAAGTTCTGGGCAAGTCACATTCCGTCCACACTTCCGCAGCCGTAGCAATCCAACAAGAATATCCTGCATCATTATCAAAAGAAAGGTCCCTTCCTATATTAATGTCGTACAATGACTGGCAAAGATGTGAGACAACAAGTTCTTCAGCAATTACATCAACTCTTCTTAGTGGAAGTAAAGAATACTTATACAATAGTTTACCAGCACTTGACTTGTTTACTATCtagaattttatcaaatttaaaagtttaaaagaaaaatatccttGGCTTTTAAATTGCAGGACACGACCCCGAAAAAATTTCcttaaaatgtaaaaagaaaaaagaaaagaaaggctTGCTTGCATCACTGTATACAAGTTATGTGCTGATCCCACCGCAGAAGTAAAACAAATCTAGTACAAGTAAACTTTTTTCATTGTTCAAGAATCTAGAACCAGTTACCGCTCTTGGCAGAAAAATATATTGAGTTCAATTTATTAGCTTGGCACTAGAGCAAGGATGGAGTTGTAAATTGGCAAAGGGAAACATAGCTGAATTGACATACCTGGCGTGTATCTTCATATGAAAGGAAAGTCTCCCATCCTTCATTTGCAGTATAATCGCGGCGAACAAGCTCAACCTCTTCAGGCCTTATCTTGTTGTGAATGTCCTAATACGTTATTTCCATCAAAAGTTTGAGTTCTGTGACCACACTGTAAGAGATGAGAggaaataatacaaaattatattaccTGGATCCCAGCTTCGCGTGTTCGGACATCTCGGCATTTCAAGCCAAGATCATCCATTCGAGCTAAAGCCAGTTCTCGGAGATTCCCTTTCTCAACTCCAGAAGTCACTAGAGGCATAGGGATATCACGTTGGACCCGGTAAACTCGGGTCCAAGGTGGCACCATAGAAAGAATCCTTGCTACAATGTCTACAAGCTGCTCTGGCGGATAATTTCTATACCTGCACGTGTTAACACTTGTAATGACTAATGACCtcattgaaataatattttcaagtttGCATCCAACAATATGGCTACTGTTATTGCCAACTAGGTTGTTGGATAAAATCAATCTTATTGACTGACTAAATAAATGATTTCAGCGAAGGAAAAACAACACATGCGATAACAAAATCCAGAAAGTAGACTATACCTTCCAGTTTTCCACAGTTCATAGAGTCCCGTGCCACGAATAACAAGTGTAGGATAAATTTTAAGTCCATCAGTCCTAAATGAAGGACTTTCAAAGAATTCCTTGAAACTCTCCAAGTCTCTTTCAACGCCAACATTTGGAAGGTCCGGCATCATATGAGCAACCACCTACAAAAAATTAACAAAGGTATGCATGAAAATTTTACCAGTACAACGGTGTAGGCAGCCTTACCCCTGTGGCCTATTGGGAGATTTTTAATCATAGTGGGAGCTTTTGGAAATCATGTAGCAGTCATGATCATGATAACAGGAAGAGGGAAAGAAACAAAGGAGAAGATCTACCCTTGCGAAGGTAGAGAGGTCGTTTACAATAGATCCTCGGCTCAAGTAAAGCATATCAAAATCAAGTATGGAAAGGAAAAACAATAATGAAGACGCCATgctaaaaataaatgagaagagAATAATAAAAACAGCAAATGATACATCGAAGCAAAAGAAACAACACCAGTGGAATTACACTTGGTTCTCAAACTGGGTATGTTGTGAAGTTCAAAAAGATAACACTAGGGAATTGAATGTGAAAATCACGTCAACAGCTTCAAGACAAAGCTTCATTTCAAATCCTTCCAAAAGATAACAGCACAACTAAGGATGTAAATTTGATTTTCCATTTTACTTTCTTCGTCAAGGCTCATATTCTGTGTTGCTTGGGGAGGGTGAAGGCTATTAGAGGTGGAAGGGTTTTGTAACCTGGAACCAAGAGTAGAGATTGAACCCAAACCACCaacaaaaagaaattagaaaagCACCTTGAAGCCAGCATCTTTTGCCAAACAAAAGCAATCAGCCACAGCTGCAACAGTGTGGCCTCTATTGGTGTCACGAGCAACATCCTCATACGTACTCTGTACTCCAATTTCTAGCCGCGTACAACCGTAAGAAAGCATTTGTCTCAGATGAGGTCCAAGGCAGTAGTCTGGCCTCCTATAGCCAAAATACAAACTTTTGAGTACACataaagatataaataaaatgcTATATGCTTAAATTATTCAGAGGTAGTAGTAGCTCAACCAAGCGTCTAGCCTCCAAAGAAATCAAGTAAGGCACCTTGTCTGCTTCTTGTTTTAGTTTAAACTATTTTCAATCTCGTTATCAGTGTTCTTATAATCTAATATGATAGAAGAAGAAtcacaataataaaatcaaaggtcgtagaataataatataactaaaaaacCAAAGATAGCTTATAATCATGAGGATGAGGAAAATGAGAACgcaaaaaatgttttcttcctTACTGGGATATGCACTATCATGCATTAAACACTATGTCTGAACTCAGTTCCCACATGAAAAAAGCAAGACAAAAAAAGGagaataaaattgataaaaagagCATATCTCAGTTGCAGAGGACCAAAATATAAGCTAAAAGGTTTCTCAAGGTACTTCCCCTGTggtccttttttttcttttttaaaacactGTGATTTTTAAACCGCTATCATGCAGCCAATAGTTACTCACGTTTCAATTGTCATCCCAATGCACTTTGTCGCCCCATGTTCAGAGTATGCGACAGCCTCTTCAACATTGGCAGAAGTATGTCCGGATAAAGCATCATGGAGATTCCGTGTGAAGTAATCACGGTATTCAGCAGGCAATGACATGAATGTACCTCCCATCAAGATAAATTCAACCTGCAATTAGTCATTCGTAACTATGAGGAAAGCAGCCAATATCAGAACAATTTTCCAAAATCAGAAAAGAATTAGTAGTACTTCCAAAGGAGAAAAACCTTGTCAACACTGTGACCCAATCTCTTAAGTTGATCA encodes the following:
- the LOC101246236 gene encoding elongator complex protein 3, translated to MAAAAVAVAETRKLPRPGRGGVVSLGLTDEEARVRAITEIVNNMVELSRKGKDVDLNALKSAACRKYGLSRAPKLVEMIAALPDSERETLLPKLRAKPVRTASGIAVVAVMSKPHRCPHIATTGNICVYCPGGPDSDFEYSTQSYTGYEPTSMRAIRARYNPYVQARSRIDQLKRLGHSVDKVEFILMGGTFMSLPAEYRDYFTRNLHDALSGHTSANVEEAVAYSEHGATKCIGMTIETRPDYCLGPHLRQMLSYGCTRLEIGVQSTYEDVARDTNRGHTVAAVADCFCLAKDAGFKVVAHMMPDLPNVGVERDLESFKEFFESPSFRTDGLKIYPTLVIRGTGLYELWKTGRYRNYPPEQLVDIVARILSMVPPWTRVYRVQRDIPMPLVTSGVEKGNLRELALARMDDLGLKCRDVRTREAGIQDIHNKIRPEEVELVRRDYTANEGWETFLSYEDTRQDILVGLLRLRKCGRNVTCPELTGRCSIVRELHVYGTAVPVHGRDTDKLQHQGYGTLLMEEAERIARREHRSTKIAVISGVGTRHYYRKLGYELEGPYMVKNLV